In the genome of Streptomyces lydicus, the window GGGTGTTCGACGCCGAGAAGGTCGGCGAGACACTCATGGACATCACGCCGGGGCTGCCCCGGACGGACAACTTCCAGCACTGGCCGCCGTGGCGGCCGCTCGTGGTCGAGACCGCCCGCCGCGTACTCGACTACACCGGCGGCACTCTGGTAATGCCCATGACTGTCCTGGTCGAGCAGTACTGGCGCGAGATCAGCGCGGGCCTCGCCCACCATGCCATTCCGGTACGGCACTTCGTCCTCCACGCCGACCAGGACACCCTCCGCGGGCGCATCGCGGGCGACACCGTTCTCGGCCCCAACTCCCCGTTCCGTCTCCAATACCTCGAGCCCTACGCCGAGGCGGCCCGCACATGGCTGCACGCCGAGGCCGAGGTCGTCGACACCACGCACCTCACGCCCGCCCAGGCCGCCCAGCAGATCGCGGAGGCCGTCAAGAGCTGAGCTCCGCCCGCTGCGCGCAGAACGAAGAATCGCCGCAGGGTGGCGGGGCCATCCGGGCCGCCCGGGCCGCTCGGGCCACGCCGCCCCGGCCGCCCGAGCCGAGGCCCCCATCTCCGGTCAAGCGGTACGGGCGGCCGCCGTCACCGCCGTGGGGACACCCGCCCGCCGACGAGCACCGCGCAGGCCCCGCACGTCAGCAGCCGGTAAGCCTCACCGCATCTCCCTCGCACCCCCTGTGACCGGGAGTATTCGTTGGCAGGTCTTGGGGGGCCGGGGAGGGCTGCCGCCGTCGGGCCGCGACGGCGGCAGCGCTCCCCGCGGGGTTTCAGCCCTTGCGGGGGGAGAAAGCGCCGTCCTCGTGGACCTGGGCCGTGCAGTCCGTGTCACGGTAGCGGTCGGTGAAGGCGCCGGTGATGCCGGTGAAGGCGTCGTACGCGTGGTCCATGGGCAGGTCCTTGCTCACCCTGAACCGCAGCTGCGCGTGGACGGACTCGCGGGGCTTCAGCGTCGTCGGGCCGGGGATGGTGCCGCCGGCCTTGCCGTCGGCCTGGCGCAGCGTCTTCCAGGCGTGCTGCGAGGTGTCCCAGTACTGCAGATCGCCGTACGGGCTCAGGTCGCGCTCGCCCTCGTTGTAGACGTAGCTGCCCAGCTCCGCGCTGAGTTCGAACGACTTCAGCTCCTTCGTCGAGGCGTTGGTGAGCGTGGCGGTGTAGGTCGCCCACTGAGGGCCGAGAGCGATCGAATTGGGTATGCCGAACGAGCGGCCCACTAAGGTGTTGTGCTGCTCCCCGGTGTCGAGGTCGGAGCACTTCGGGAGTTTCGCGGCAGGGGCCGCCTGGGCGGCGGGCGCAGCGGCCATCGCCAAGGGGAGCAGGGCGACCGTCGCGGCCGAGACCGACAGGGCGCGGCGCAGTTTCATGAAGATCTCTTTCCTGGTTCGTCGGACCCTTGGAGCCTGGGATTCCCATGTCGTTGGGTTTCCCGTGTCGTTGGGTTTCCGTGTCGCTGGGTTCCCAGGCCGTGGATCCGTGGGTTGACAGTTTCTTGGGGAAAGGGCTGGGCTTACGCGGTGACGTCCGTGGCGCCCGGACCGGCCATGCTCTTCCGGCGGCGCACGCCGATGACCGCACCCGCGCCGGCCACCATCGCGGCTCCGCCGGCGAGAGCGATCGACGGGAGCGCGGACG includes:
- a CDS encoding ATP-binding protein — its product is MIVWLNGTHGAGKTTTSGLVQQLIPDSRVFDAEKVGETLMDITPGLPRTDNFQHWPPWRPLVVETARRVLDYTGGTLVMPMTVLVEQYWREISAGLAHHAIPVRHFVLHADQDTLRGRIAGDTVLGPNSPFRLQYLEPYAEAARTWLHAEAEVVDTTHLTPAQAAQQIAEAVKS